CCAGCTCTGCCTCGGCCGCTGCAAGAATCGCAGGATCATATTGGAGTTCAGACTCTGGCTCAACAGATGCAGCAGGTTCAACAAGTGCAGGGGGTGGGACGCTGGGTTCCGGGACGATTTCCAAAGCAGGTGCCGTAACAGGTTCCGGGACGATTTCCGGCACATTCATCAACTCCGGCTCCTGGGAAATAGGATCTGCCGCCACTGGTTCCGGCTCCAGCTCCACCGGAGTTTCGGGTGCGGGTGCAAAATCGGTTGCTGCTGCTTCCGGTTCAGGTTCAGGCCGGTTTAAGCCCAGCATTTCCGGTGAAAACGGATCCGCCATGCTCAGAACGCTCGAATCAACCGGACGCTGGTCTCCGCGCAAAATCATGGAGTCCGCCGGAATCCGGCTGGCTATCTGGTAAAGAGGCAGGGTGAATGAAGCCAGCGCTTCATCTCCCAATACTTCGGCAGGCTGGACAAATCCCTCGGGTATGTAGGGCACTATCTCCTGCACAGTAAATTCGACCTTCCCCGACGGCAAGGCGGGCAGAATAAGCGCCAACGGAAGGCCAACCTCCACGCCGGATTCCGGATGTGCCAGCAATTCGGCAAGCGGCGCCGTCAAATATTGGGCGGGTATCGCCTGAAGTATGATGGAAAACGGGACATAGACATGGCCCTGAATTTGCTGGGGAACCGGCGTCGCGGGCTCAAAAACGGAAGGCTGCCGCACACCTGGAAGTTGGATTTTTTGCACACCCTGTCCTGGAGCACCTGAATTGGGTTGAATTGCCTTCAACGACAGCCGCTGGGTTACTTTTTTCCGGTTTGTCACAGGGAATGGCTTCGATGTGCGCTGTTCCGAAACAGAGGGAACCTGCGCGATAGGCGTCTGGGGATGACTTTGCGAAGCAGGTACTTCAAGCCCCTTTTTACCGAAAAATCCTAAAAAATTTGCCGCCATAGTAATTCGGCCTTAAAATAACAATTACCTGAGGTTGCCTGATCTTACATTCAAAGCAATAAAAAGTTGGAATTCATTGATTATAAATAATTGAGGGAACGCAACCTTTCTGATACGATTGGAAACTTTTATTCACCCAGACCCATGAAATTAGTTGAGCTTCTCCATCTTTGCCTGATCGCCGCGCGCACGGGAACCGTGACGTACCGCAATGACAATAACAAAGGCCAAATCTATCTGCGGGAGGGACAAATCAAACATGCGGAATACAAGGAGCTGACCGGTGAAGAAGCCCTGTATGCCATGCTCGAAACGGAGTCCGGGGATGCGGATTACACCAGTGTGACGGTCCCACCCCGCGTCAGTATCGCAAAGCCTTGCGCCCATGTCCTGATGGAAGCGGCACGACGGGCCGATGAAAAAAGCAAAACCACCCTTCTCTCCTACCCCCCGCCTTCCAATCCAAGCTCCAATAATTTCAAACCCTTGCCATTGCTGATCTACCACATCGCCAACGAACAAAGAAGCTACACGCTCAAACCTGAGACTACACGCGCGGGGCGTCTGTCCGAGAACGACCTGCCGCTGGATCATGAGTCGGTCTCTTCACACCATTGCTCCTTTGAGATCGATTCATCCGGCACTGTCATGTTATCCGATCTCGGCTCGCTCAACGGCACCTATGTCAACGGCAAACGCATCCAGACACCTGTTCAGCTTCGTGAAGGAGATACCATCCACGTGGGCCCGATCCCGATGCGGCTTGTTTTCCAGAAAACCAATTGAAATCCCTCCACTTGAAAACCCAATACGCTGAAGCCATCTCCGCCCTGAACCACTCGGAGTCCGTACTGCTCCTCAGCCATCTTCGCCCCGACGGGGATGCCTACGGCAGTTGCCTGGGTCTTGGCTTAAGCCTGTCAGCCGCGGGGAAAGATGTTTTGATTTTCAACCAGGATGGCCTGAATACGCTTTATACCTTTTTGCCATTCTCGGAACGCATTCTCCGAACCCCCACGGAAAATCCGCCCGTCGGCCTTTTGCTGGCCCTTGACACTTCCACTAAAGAGCGGCTCGGCGCCGCATGCCTGTCGTGGAATCGTGAAGTGGACTGGAATATCGACCACCACGAAGGCAATACGCGCTACGGGCTAAACCAGCTCGTCATTCCGAATGAGCCGGCAACATCAGCCATTTTGACAGACCTGATACTTGAAGCAGGCTGGCCGATGCCTCCGGAAGCAGCCTCGGCTCTTTACGTCGGTATCATGACGGATACCGGTTGTTTTCGCCACCGGGGCACAAGCGCCCACACGTTCGAGCAGGCGGCACTCCTCATATCACACGGAGCCGATCCTGCTTATCTTGCCCAGCAATGCTACCAAACCACCAGCCTGGCCAGGTTCCGCCTTCAGCAAATGGCAACTTCCAGTTTGCAACTGGAGCAAAATGGCCTCCTGGCCTTCATCACGTTGCTGCCGGAACAATTTGCCCAATGCAACGCGCTTCCGGAGGATACCGAAGGCTTGGTGGAAATGCCGCTCGCCGTTCGGGACGTCCAGGTTTCCGCCCTCTTCGAACACCGGGAAGACGGGAGCCTCAAAGTCAGCCTGCGCTCCAAGGGCAAAGTCAATGTCAACGCGCTTGCCGGAGAATTCGGAGGCGGAGGACATCCCGCCGCGGCCGGCATCAATTTCAAGAAAGACGGCTTAAAAAACCGGGAACTCGTGCTCACCCGGTTGCGCCAAGCCGTACATAACCCGGATGCCTCACCTGCTTCTGAAAAACCCTGCGGAGTGTCTTGCCAAAAGATCTTGTGAAAATACGACAGCTCTCCATCCGGGTTAAAGGCAAAGCCGCTTGGCTGGGATTTTTTTGAATTAGAACTTCTTTATTTTGATGCGGCTTTGCCACACCATAGGATACCCCTCCAATCATGACCACCTTATCCAACCAACCTGACGGCCTGTTGCTGGTCGATAAACCCAAGGGCTGCACTTCGCACGACGTCGTGGATTTTGTCCGCAAGCACTTCCGGCTGAAAAAGGTCGGCCATTGCGGCACCCTCGATCCCATGGCGACAGGCCTGCTCATGCTTGTCATCGGCCGGGCCACCAAAGTGCAAGATCTGCTGATGACGGAAGACAAGGAATATTCGGGAACGCTCAAATTGGGGGAAAGCACAGACACCCAGGACGCTGAAGGCGCGGTCATCTCGAGCCAGCCGGCGCCCGAGCTTACGGAACAGCAGATTGATCTGGCCTTCAGCAAATTCAAAGGCGATTTTTACCAGACGCCGCCCATGGTATCCGCGCTGAAAAAAGACGGCGTCCCCCTCTACAAACTGGCGCGCCAGGGCAAAACCGTGGAACGCGAACCCCGGCTTGTGCATGTTTATTCCTATCAAATTACCGGAGTTAACATTCCCCGGATTGATTTTGTACTGAGATGCAGCAAGGGGTTTTATGTGCGGACCTACTGCCATGACATCGGCACAGAATTGGGCTGCGGCGGGCATCTTTCCAGGCTGGTACGCATCCGTTCCGGAAATTTCTCTTTGGACCAGGCCGTGACGTTCTCCGAACTGGAAAATATGAAGTCATTGGGTGATCTCGGCTCCCGTCTCCTGAGCCTTGCCGATATCTCACGCATTCGGAGGCAATAAAAACAGAGGAAATTTCGCGCCAAGTACGCCAAGACCGCAAAGAATTCATGGAATAAATTGCCTCTTTTAACCAAAAAATGTATTGAGTTTTCCGTGGCGTGCTTTGCGCCCTTTGCGCGAGATTCCAATCCGTAGCTTTTTTATCCTCATGAATGTCTTTGAATCTTTGTATGAAGCCCGCAGCCACGGCGGCATACAGGCATTGGCGCTGGGGTTTTTTGACGGCCTGCATCTTGGACATCAACGCGTAATTAAAAACGCAGCGTTGGACCAGCCGCCCGAATCCTCATGCGTTCTGACGTTCCGTGTGCATCCCCAATCCGTTTTGTTTCCGGAAAAGGCGCCGCCTTTGCTCATGGGGCTGCCTCACAAATTAAAGGCGCTCGAGGAGGCGGGCGTCCACAATGTCCTGGCCCTGCCCTTCGATGAAAGGACCATCCATACCCCCGCCGAAGACTTTTTGGAAGCGCTGGAAACCTCTTTCCCCGGCCTAAAACGAATTGCCGTCGGCCCGAATTGGCGCTTCGGTTACAAGCGGCTCGGCGATATTCCCCTGCTCCGGCAATGGTGTGATACACGCAGAAACAAAATTGAACTGCTCCTGGCCGAGCCTGCCCGCCATGCCGGTGCCATCATCAGCAGCAGCCGGATTCGCGCCAGTGTACTCAACGGCAATCTGGCTGAGGCCTCTGAAATGCTGGGTCGGCCCTATGGATTGTTCGGAACCGTAACCCGCGGAAAGGGCCTTGGCAAGCAACTTGGGTTTCCGACCCTAAATCTGGAGACACAGGACCAGTGCTTCCCCCCATCCGGCGTTTATTTCGGGGTTGTACAACTGCAGCCGTCTGAAAACCTTCCGGCAGCGATCAACATCGGGATCAAACCCACAATCGGGAGCGGAGGTCCGCCGCAGGCTGAAGCCCATATCCTGGATTTTAACGCAAATCTCTATGGAAAATCGGTCCTGGTTTGTCCGCTTCAATTCCAGCGCGCGGAGAAAAAATTCGATTCATTGGACGCCTTAAAGCTGCAGGTCCAACAGGATTTGGCCGCGGCCAGAGCCTGGGTCTGCAGATGAACCACGAAGGCTCGAAGACACGAACCGGAAGAGTGGAGGGTTGAGCTTG
The nucleotide sequence above comes from Candidatus Methylacidiphilales bacterium. Encoded proteins:
- the truB gene encoding tRNA pseudouridine(55) synthase TruB; amino-acid sequence: MTTLSNQPDGLLLVDKPKGCTSHDVVDFVRKHFRLKKVGHCGTLDPMATGLLMLVIGRATKVQDLLMTEDKEYSGTLKLGESTDTQDAEGAVISSQPAPELTEQQIDLAFSKFKGDFYQTPPMVSALKKDGVPLYKLARQGKTVEREPRLVHVYSYQITGVNIPRIDFVLRCSKGFYVRTYCHDIGTELGCGGHLSRLVRIRSGNFSLDQAVTFSELENMKSLGDLGSRLLSLADISRIRRQ
- a CDS encoding FHA domain-containing protein; this encodes MKLVELLHLCLIAARTGTVTYRNDNNKGQIYLREGQIKHAEYKELTGEEALYAMLETESGDADYTSVTVPPRVSIAKPCAHVLMEAARRADEKSKTTLLSYPPPSNPSSNNFKPLPLLIYHIANEQRSYTLKPETTRAGRLSENDLPLDHESVSSHHCSFEIDSSGTVMLSDLGSLNGTYVNGKRIQTPVQLREGDTIHVGPIPMRLVFQKTN
- a CDS encoding bifunctional riboflavin kinase/FAD synthetase, which translates into the protein MNVFESLYEARSHGGIQALALGFFDGLHLGHQRVIKNAALDQPPESSCVLTFRVHPQSVLFPEKAPPLLMGLPHKLKALEEAGVHNVLALPFDERTIHTPAEDFLEALETSFPGLKRIAVGPNWRFGYKRLGDIPLLRQWCDTRRNKIELLLAEPARHAGAIISSSRIRASVLNGNLAEASEMLGRPYGLFGTVTRGKGLGKQLGFPTLNLETQDQCFPPSGVYFGVVQLQPSENLPAAINIGIKPTIGSGGPPQAEAHILDFNANLYGKSVLVCPLQFQRAEKKFDSLDALKLQVQQDLAAARAWVCR
- a CDS encoding bifunctional oligoribonuclease/PAP phosphatase NrnA, with translation MKTQYAEAISALNHSESVLLLSHLRPDGDAYGSCLGLGLSLSAAGKDVLIFNQDGLNTLYTFLPFSERILRTPTENPPVGLLLALDTSTKERLGAACLSWNREVDWNIDHHEGNTRYGLNQLVIPNEPATSAILTDLILEAGWPMPPEAASALYVGIMTDTGCFRHRGTSAHTFEQAALLISHGADPAYLAQQCYQTTSLARFRLQQMATSSLQLEQNGLLAFITLLPEQFAQCNALPEDTEGLVEMPLAVRDVQVSALFEHREDGSLKVSLRSKGKVNVNALAGEFGGGGHPAAAGINFKKDGLKNRELVLTRLRQAVHNPDASPASEKPCGVSCQKIL